From Cellulomonas dongxiuzhuiae, the proteins below share one genomic window:
- a CDS encoding glutamyl-tRNA reductase: MVLLSLVASHHSLDLTVLERLQSDVHAVGRELVAATNAVTGAVVLATCNRFELYLDVDDTVHTPRARHAVAQAVASRSGYSVDDVAEQLHPLVGADASEHLFAVAAGLDSMVVGEREIAGQVRRALTTARRDGTTTSTLEALFQAASRASRAVEKSTGLGSTGRSVVGVALDLAARTLPQADGEVDWSAVRCVLVGTGSYAGASLAALKARGVRDVRVFSPSGRAAPFASARGVRALPAGADLLAEVARTDLVVACSGAAGAVLGVEALAAVRRGSPQPLTVVDLALRHDVDPDVRTLPGVALVTLQSVAEHAPAEHAALGHAREVVLKAAEDFEADRRVREWDPAVLAERTRVLGGLEAALDALPPSDRDETRARSLRRRTRSLLHGPTVAARAAARVGDAAGYARALAELAAIEVPDVAPTPP; this comes from the coding sequence GTGGTGCTCCTGTCTCTCGTCGCGAGCCACCACTCCCTCGATCTGACCGTGCTGGAGCGTCTGCAGTCGGACGTCCACGCCGTGGGCAGGGAGCTCGTCGCCGCGACCAACGCCGTGACCGGTGCCGTCGTCCTCGCGACGTGCAACCGGTTCGAGCTGTACCTGGATGTCGACGACACCGTCCACACCCCCCGCGCGCGCCACGCCGTCGCGCAGGCCGTCGCCTCCCGGTCGGGCTACAGCGTCGACGACGTGGCCGAGCAGCTGCACCCGCTGGTCGGCGCCGACGCGAGCGAGCACCTGTTCGCGGTCGCCGCGGGGCTCGACTCGATGGTCGTGGGGGAGCGCGAGATCGCCGGCCAGGTGCGCCGCGCCCTGACGACCGCGCGCCGGGACGGCACCACGACGTCCACGCTCGAGGCGCTGTTCCAGGCCGCCTCGCGGGCCTCGCGCGCGGTCGAGAAGTCGACGGGCCTGGGTTCCACGGGCCGGTCGGTCGTCGGGGTCGCGCTCGACCTCGCCGCGCGCACCCTCCCGCAGGCCGACGGCGAGGTCGACTGGTCGGCCGTGCGCTGCGTGCTCGTCGGCACCGGCTCCTACGCCGGGGCCAGCCTCGCCGCCCTCAAGGCCCGGGGTGTGCGCGACGTGCGCGTGTTCTCCCCCAGCGGGCGGGCGGCGCCGTTCGCGTCGGCGCGCGGCGTCAGGGCGCTGCCGGCAGGCGCGGACCTCCTCGCCGAGGTGGCACGCACCGACCTCGTCGTCGCGTGCTCCGGTGCGGCCGGTGCCGTGCTCGGGGTCGAGGCGCTCGCCGCCGTGCGCCGCGGGTCGCCGCAGCCGCTCACCGTCGTCGACCTCGCGCTGCGCCACGACGTCGACCCCGACGTCCGCACCCTGCCGGGCGTCGCCCTCGTGACGCTGCAGTCCGTCGCGGAGCACGCCCCGGCGGAGCACGCCGCGCTGGGCCACGCGCGGGAGGTCGTGCTGAAGGCGGCCGAGGACTTCGAGGCCGACCGGCGCGTGCGGGAGTGGGACCCCGCCGTCCTCGCGGAGCGCACCCGGGTCCTCGGCGGGCTCGAGGCGGCGCTGGACGCCCTGCCGCCGTCGGACCGCGACGAGACGCGCGCCCGCTCGCTGCGGCGGCGCACGCGCTCCCTGCTGCACGGACCGACGGTCGCCGCCCGGGCCGCCGCGCGGGTCGGGGACGCCGCCGGCTACGCCCGCGCGCTCGCAGAGCTCGCCGCCATCGAGGTCCCGGACGTCGCTCCGACGCCTCCCTGA
- the hemE gene encoding uroporphyrinogen decarboxylase, translating to MSGTILGVSLTPHHPLLDGRTGDSALVTAYSGTRPERLPVWFMRQAGRSLPEYRASRAGTAMLDACLDPDLASEITLQPVRRHGVDAAVFFSDIVVPLRLVGVDVEIVPGTGPVIASPVRTLDDVARLRDLGPLDAARLAPVTAGVERTVAQLDRTPLVGFAGAPFTLAAYLVEGGPSRDHLAARRLMHADPAAWAALMDWTAEVTGAFLAAQVTAGASAAQLFDSWAGALSLADYAAHCAPASARVLAQASALGVRTVHFGVATGELLVAMRDAGADVMGVDYRLPLDEASARLGGATPLQGNVDPALLSAPWDVLEAHVRDVVRRGAAAPGHVVNLGHGVPPDTDPAVLTRLVQLVHTL from the coding sequence ATGTCCGGCACAATCCTGGGTGTGAGTCTTACCCCACACCATCCGCTCCTCGACGGCCGCACCGGTGATTCCGCGCTGGTGACGGCGTATTCCGGTACCCGTCCCGAGCGTCTGCCGGTCTGGTTCATGCGCCAGGCCGGGCGTTCGCTCCCCGAGTACCGCGCGTCGCGCGCGGGCACCGCGATGCTCGACGCGTGCCTCGACCCGGACCTGGCCTCCGAGATCACGCTGCAGCCCGTGCGCCGCCACGGCGTCGACGCGGCGGTCTTCTTCTCCGACATCGTCGTGCCGCTCCGGCTGGTCGGCGTCGACGTCGAGATCGTCCCCGGCACCGGCCCGGTCATCGCCTCGCCCGTGCGCACGCTCGACGACGTCGCGCGCCTGCGCGACCTCGGCCCGCTGGACGCCGCACGCCTCGCACCCGTCACCGCGGGCGTCGAGCGGACCGTCGCGCAGCTCGACCGCACACCGCTCGTCGGGTTCGCGGGCGCGCCGTTCACGCTCGCCGCCTACCTGGTCGAGGGCGGGCCGTCGCGTGACCACCTCGCCGCGCGCCGCCTCATGCACGCCGACCCCGCCGCGTGGGCCGCGCTCATGGACTGGACGGCCGAGGTGACGGGCGCGTTCCTCGCCGCGCAGGTGACGGCCGGTGCGAGCGCGGCCCAGCTGTTCGACTCGTGGGCCGGGGCGCTGTCGCTGGCCGACTACGCGGCGCACTGCGCGCCCGCGTCGGCGCGCGTGCTCGCGCAGGCGAGCGCGCTGGGCGTGCGGACCGTGCACTTCGGCGTCGCGACGGGTGAGCTGCTCGTCGCGATGCGCGACGCGGGCGCCGACGTCATGGGCGTCGACTACCGCCTCCCGCTCGACGAGGCGTCGGCGCGGCTGGGTGGCGCGACGCCGCTGCAGGGCAACGTGGACCCCGCGCTGCTGTCCGCGCCGTGGGACGTCCTCGAGGCGCACGTGCGCGACGTCGTCCGACGGGGCGCGGCGGCGCCCGGGCACGTCGTGAACCTCGGCCACGGCGTGCCGCCGGACACGGACCCGGCCGTGCTGACGCGGCTCGTGCAGCTCGTCCACACGTTGTGA
- the hemG gene encoding protoporphyrinogen oxidase: MSQDVAQGPDPAGTGSSGWEAVVVGAGVAGLVAARELARAGLRTLVLDEREAPGGAVRGHDVAGLRLDAGADSYATRNGSVAALLGELGLGDDVVAPEPRGAWTHLTSGDGPLPRTGLLGVPAYPLAADVRRTLGTAGAARAALDLVLPARVGADAPTLGALVRARMGDAVVTRLVQPVVGGVHAADPDDLAAEAAAPGLREALAASGGSLARAVRRLRASAPAGTAVEGVAGGVHRLVDALVADVTAHGGVVLTRTRAESVTRTADGTLALGTRDLHDPPRPSRDLRTQRLVVATPGAAGLLDGLDGADLRDVRLDDGAPVTLVTLVLDEPALDAAPRGTGVLVGRGADDVRAKALTHASAKWGWVARAAGAGRHVVRLSYGRAGDEARGDVLPTGDALLDLALRDAATLLGVPLGRGTLHGSAVVRWTQSLPRPSAGHRAAVAAVRQTVDAMPGVAVCGAWAAGNGLASVVPDARAAARSLLVDTGPDAS; this comes from the coding sequence GTGAGCCAGGACGTCGCGCAGGGCCCCGACCCGGCGGGCACGGGCTCGTCGGGGTGGGAGGCCGTCGTCGTCGGTGCGGGCGTCGCCGGGCTCGTCGCGGCGCGCGAGCTGGCGCGCGCGGGCCTGCGGACGCTCGTGCTCGACGAGCGCGAGGCCCCTGGCGGTGCGGTCCGCGGGCACGACGTCGCGGGCCTGCGGCTCGACGCGGGCGCCGACTCCTACGCGACGCGCAACGGCTCGGTGGCCGCGCTGCTGGGCGAGCTGGGCCTCGGGGACGACGTCGTGGCGCCCGAGCCGCGGGGCGCCTGGACGCACCTGACCAGCGGCGATGGTCCGTTGCCGCGCACCGGGCTGCTGGGCGTGCCGGCCTACCCGCTGGCCGCCGACGTGCGACGCACGCTCGGCACGGCGGGCGCGGCACGGGCCGCGCTCGACCTCGTCCTGCCGGCGCGCGTGGGCGCCGACGCCCCGACGCTCGGCGCCCTGGTGCGTGCCCGCATGGGCGACGCGGTGGTGACGCGGCTCGTGCAGCCCGTCGTCGGCGGCGTGCACGCGGCCGACCCCGACGACCTCGCCGCGGAGGCGGCCGCGCCGGGGCTGCGCGAGGCGCTCGCCGCGTCCGGCGGGTCGCTCGCGCGGGCGGTGCGCCGGCTGCGGGCGTCGGCCCCGGCGGGCACCGCGGTCGAGGGCGTGGCGGGCGGCGTGCACCGCCTGGTCGACGCGCTCGTCGCCGACGTCACCGCGCACGGCGGCGTGGTGCTGACCCGCACCCGTGCGGAGTCGGTGACGCGCACGGCGGACGGCACCCTCGCGCTCGGGACGCGGGACCTCCACGACCCGCCGCGGCCGTCGCGCGACCTGCGCACGCAGCGCCTCGTCGTGGCCACGCCAGGTGCCGCAGGCCTCCTGGACGGGCTCGACGGTGCGGACCTGCGCGACGTGCGGCTCGACGACGGCGCGCCCGTCACGCTCGTCACGCTGGTGCTCGACGAGCCCGCGCTGGACGCCGCGCCGCGCGGTACGGGCGTCTTGGTGGGGCGGGGCGCCGACGACGTGCGCGCCAAGGCCCTCACGCACGCGAGCGCCAAGTGGGGCTGGGTCGCGCGGGCGGCGGGGGCCGGCCGGCACGTCGTGCGGCTGTCGTACGGGCGTGCGGGTGACGAGGCGCGCGGTGACGTCCTGCCGACGGGAGACGCGCTCCTCGACCTCGCGCTGCGGGACGCCGCGACCCTGCTCGGCGTGCCGCTGGGTCGCGGCACGCTGCACGGGTCGGCGGTGGTGCGGTGGACGCAGTCGCTGCCGCGCCCGAGCGCCGGGCACCGGGCGGCGGTGGCCGCGGTGCGGCAGACCGTCGACGCGATGCCGGGGGTCGCGGTGTGCGGGGCCTGGGCGGCGGGCAACGGGCTCGCCTCGGTGGTCCCGGACGCACGCGCGGCGGCGCGGTCGCTGCTCGTCGACACCGGGCCCGACGCCTCCTGA
- the hemC gene encoding hydroxymethylbilane synthase, producing the protein MPQQVRIGTRASALALTQTGHVADALAALADLTVETVRVRTEGDRVRASLATLGGTGVFVTALRDALLDGRCDVAVHSLKDLPTGPADGLVIAAVPPRADARDALCARDGLTLATLPAGARVGTGSPRRAAQLRALRPDLDVVDIRGNVGTRLGRVRGLDPTTVADGPHVGPDAPHPGVATDAPRGDLDAVVLAAAGLGRLGRLDAVSEWFDPDVLAPAPGQGALAVEVRTGDASGDTPLADALRALDDAPTRRAVVAERAVLARLEAGCAAPIGAWGRLDDATGTLVLDAVVAAVDGSRVLRLAARGPAADDADADTLGRRLAEDLLAAGAADLAPLGEVR; encoded by the coding sequence ATGCCTCAGCAGGTGCGCATCGGCACGCGCGCGAGCGCCCTGGCCCTCACGCAGACCGGCCACGTCGCGGACGCGCTCGCCGCCCTCGCCGACCTCACGGTCGAGACCGTCCGCGTGCGGACCGAGGGCGACCGCGTCCGGGCGTCCCTGGCGACCCTCGGCGGCACGGGCGTCTTCGTCACCGCGCTGCGCGACGCGCTGCTCGACGGCCGCTGCGACGTCGCGGTCCACTCCCTCAAGGACCTGCCGACCGGACCCGCCGACGGTCTGGTGATCGCCGCCGTCCCGCCCCGCGCCGACGCGCGCGACGCCCTGTGCGCCCGCGACGGCCTGACGCTCGCGACGCTGCCCGCCGGTGCCCGCGTCGGGACCGGGTCCCCGCGCCGCGCCGCACAGCTGCGCGCGCTGCGGCCGGACCTGGACGTCGTGGACATCCGCGGCAACGTCGGCACCCGCCTGGGCCGCGTGCGCGGGCTCGACCCCACCACGGTCGCCGACGGGCCGCACGTCGGCCCCGACGCCCCGCACCCCGGGGTCGCCACCGACGCGCCGCGCGGCGACCTCGACGCGGTCGTCCTGGCCGCCGCGGGCCTGGGCCGCCTGGGACGCCTCGACGCCGTGAGCGAGTGGTTCGACCCCGACGTCCTCGCACCTGCCCCGGGCCAGGGCGCTCTCGCGGTCGAGGTCCGCACGGGCGACGCGTCGGGCGACACGCCCCTCGCCGACGCGCTGCGTGCCCTCGACGACGCCCCGACGCGGCGTGCCGTGGTCGCCGAGCGCGCCGTGCTGGCCCGCCTCGAGGCCGGCTGCGCCGCACCCATCGGTGCGTGGGGCCGCCTCGACGACGCGACCGGGACCCTCGTGCTCGACGCCGTCGTCGCCGCGGTCGACGGCTCCCGCGTGCTGCGCCTCGCCGCCCGCGGTCCCGCCGCCGACGACGCCGACGCCGACACCCTGGGACGACGCCTCGCCGAGGACCTGCTCGCAGCCGGCGCCGCCGACCTCGCCCCCCTGGGGGAGGTCCGGTGA
- a CDS encoding uroporphyrinogen-III synthase produces MSPAAMALLAVGAEPLVVPLVRTVPLDDLVPLDDALLALGAGWYAWLTVTSQAAVAVLAERAAAHDDGLAALVARAGVRVAAVGPGTARALGALGVPVDVVPPVRSTAVDLVAALVAADPSAPRALFPRGDLAAGTLADGLTDAGWSVDDPVVYRTVPAGPPDPQVAAAWAAGDVHAVLLTSASTVRALLDHLGPPPPATRVVVIGPSTQAEADRHGLRVDAVAGRQTLAGLVDALADHVARTGATPGTPPTPTEDTP; encoded by the coding sequence GTGAGTCCCGCCGCGATGGCGCTGCTCGCGGTCGGTGCGGAGCCGCTCGTGGTGCCGCTGGTGCGGACCGTCCCCCTCGACGACCTCGTACCGCTCGACGACGCCCTGCTCGCGCTCGGCGCGGGCTGGTACGCGTGGCTCACGGTGACCAGCCAGGCGGCCGTGGCGGTGCTGGCCGAGCGCGCCGCCGCGCACGACGACGGGCTCGCGGCCCTCGTCGCGCGGGCGGGCGTGCGGGTCGCGGCGGTCGGCCCGGGCACCGCGCGCGCGCTCGGGGCGCTGGGCGTGCCCGTGGACGTCGTACCGCCGGTCCGCTCGACGGCCGTGGACCTCGTCGCCGCCCTCGTCGCCGCCGACCCGAGCGCGCCCCGCGCACTGTTCCCCCGCGGCGACCTCGCCGCCGGCACGCTCGCCGACGGGCTCACCGACGCCGGCTGGTCCGTCGACGACCCGGTCGTCTACCGCACGGTGCCCGCCGGCCCCCCCGACCCGCAGGTGGCGGCAGCGTGGGCCGCCGGCGACGTGCACGCGGTCCTGCTCACGTCGGCCAGCACCGTGCGCGCTCTGCTCGACCACCTGGGCCCGCCCCCGCCCGCGACGCGCGTCGTCGTCATCGGGCCGAGCACGCAGGCCGAGGCGGACCGCCACGGGCTGCGCGTCGACGCGGTCGCCGGCCGCCAGACCCTCGCCGGGCTCGTCGACGCGCTGGCCGACCACGTCGCACGCACGGGCGCCACGCCCGGCACGCCACCCACCCCCACGGAGGACACACCGTGA
- the hemB gene encoding porphobilinogen synthase: MTTPTPGRLRPRRLRRTPALRRLTAQTRLHAADLVLPVFVREGLDEPHALTSMPGVLQHTRDSLRREAVRAAEAGIGGIMLFGVPAHRDAIGSGATDPDGILNVAIADVVAEVGDALVVQADLCLDEFTDHGHCGVLTADGTVDNDATLERYAAMALAQAQAGAHLVGLSGMMDGQTGVVRDALDAAGHHEVAVLAYAAKYASAFYGPFREAVESQLDGDRRTYQMDPANRREAAREVAIDVAEGADVVMVKPAMSYLDVLADVAASTPVPVWAYQVSGEYAMIEAASARGWIGRRSAVTESVLSIRRAGADAVLTYWATELAGWLAEER; encoded by the coding sequence GTGACCACCCCCACCCCCGGCCGGCTGCGTCCGCGCCGCCTGCGCCGCACCCCCGCGCTGCGCCGCCTGACCGCGCAGACCCGCCTGCACGCGGCCGACCTCGTGCTGCCCGTCTTCGTCCGCGAGGGCCTCGACGAGCCGCACGCGCTGACGTCGATGCCCGGGGTGCTGCAGCACACGCGCGACTCGCTGCGCCGGGAGGCGGTGCGCGCGGCCGAGGCCGGGATCGGCGGGATCATGCTGTTCGGCGTCCCGGCGCACCGCGACGCGATCGGGTCGGGAGCCACGGACCCGGACGGCATCCTCAACGTCGCCATCGCGGACGTGGTCGCCGAGGTCGGCGACGCGCTCGTCGTGCAGGCCGACCTGTGCCTCGACGAGTTCACCGACCACGGGCACTGCGGCGTGCTGACCGCGGACGGCACCGTCGACAACGACGCGACCCTGGAGCGGTACGCCGCGATGGCGCTCGCGCAGGCGCAGGCCGGCGCCCACCTCGTGGGGCTCAGCGGCATGATGGACGGCCAGACGGGCGTCGTGCGGGACGCGCTGGACGCGGCCGGGCACCACGAGGTCGCCGTCCTGGCGTACGCGGCGAAGTACGCGTCGGCGTTCTACGGGCCGTTCCGCGAGGCCGTCGAGTCGCAGCTCGACGGCGACCGGCGCACGTACCAGATGGATCCCGCGAACCGTCGCGAGGCGGCGCGGGAGGTCGCGATCGACGTGGCCGAGGGCGCCGACGTCGTCATGGTGAAGCCCGCGATGTCGTACCTCGACGTGCTCGCGGACGTCGCGGCGTCCACACCCGTACCCGTCTGGGCATACCAGGTGTCCGGTGAGTACGCCATGATCGAGGCGGCGTCCGCACGGGGGTGGATCGGCCGTCGGAGTGCTGTCACCGAGTCCGTGCTCAGCATCCGTCGCGCCGGTGCCGATGCCGTCCTGACGTACTGGGCGACGGAGCTGGCCGGATGGCTGGCAGAGGAGCGGTGA
- the hemL gene encoding glutamate-1-semialdehyde 2,1-aminomutase, with product MTQVEDDTVVLGQAPAWTATSSEAFVHATSVIPGGVNSPVRAFGSVGGTPRFLASALGAYVRDVEGRDYVDLVGSWGPALVGHAHPQVVEAVQQAAARGLGFGAPTTTEVELVDEIRDRVPVAERVRLVSTGTEAVMTALRLARAWTGRDKIVKFAGCYHGHVDSLLAQAGSGVATLALPGSAGVTAAVAAETIVVPYNDVEALQAAFDEHGSTIAAVITEAAPANMGVVPPLPGFNRELRRITQHHDAVLIQDEVLTGFRVGRAGWWGLEGASEQWAPDLLTFGKVIGGGLPVAAVAGRADIMEQLAPLGPVYQAGTLSGNPVATAAGLATLRLADAEAYARVDAAAMHLRRAVSGALADAGVPHAVQWAGSLFSVMFGEHAASEGARDYAAVQASEHWRYAPFFHALLDAGVLAPPSPFEAWFVSAAHDEAVLDRVIEALPAAAQAAAQARPPE from the coding sequence ATGACGCAGGTGGAGGACGACACAGTGGTGCTGGGGCAGGCCCCGGCCTGGACGGCCACCAGCTCGGAGGCCTTCGTGCACGCCACGTCCGTGATCCCCGGTGGCGTCAACTCGCCGGTGCGCGCGTTCGGGTCGGTCGGCGGCACGCCGCGCTTCCTCGCCTCCGCGCTCGGTGCGTACGTCCGCGACGTCGAGGGCCGCGACTACGTCGACCTCGTCGGGTCGTGGGGTCCGGCGCTGGTCGGGCACGCGCACCCGCAGGTCGTCGAGGCGGTGCAGCAGGCGGCCGCACGCGGGCTGGGCTTCGGCGCGCCGACGACGACCGAGGTCGAGCTCGTCGACGAGATCCGCGACCGTGTGCCCGTCGCCGAGCGCGTGCGCCTGGTCTCGACGGGCACCGAGGCCGTGATGACCGCGCTGCGGCTGGCCCGCGCGTGGACCGGTCGCGACAAGATCGTGAAGTTCGCCGGCTGCTACCACGGGCACGTCGACTCCCTGCTGGCGCAGGCGGGGTCGGGCGTCGCGACGCTCGCCCTGCCCGGGTCGGCCGGGGTCACCGCGGCCGTCGCCGCCGAGACCATCGTCGTGCCGTACAACGACGTCGAGGCGCTGCAGGCCGCGTTCGACGAGCACGGCTCGACCATCGCCGCCGTCATCACCGAGGCGGCGCCCGCCAACATGGGCGTCGTGCCGCCGCTGCCGGGCTTCAACCGCGAGCTGCGTCGCATCACGCAGCACCACGACGCCGTGCTCATCCAGGACGAGGTGCTCACGGGCTTCCGCGTCGGCCGCGCCGGCTGGTGGGGCCTGGAGGGCGCGTCGGAGCAGTGGGCCCCCGACCTGCTGACGTTCGGCAAGGTCATCGGCGGCGGGCTGCCCGTGGCCGCGGTCGCGGGGCGCGCGGACATCATGGAGCAGCTCGCACCGCTGGGGCCCGTCTACCAGGCGGGCACGCTGTCGGGGAACCCGGTGGCCACGGCCGCGGGCCTGGCGACGCTGCGGCTCGCGGACGCCGAGGCCTACGCGCGGGTGGACGCCGCGGCGATGCACCTGCGACGCGCGGTGAGCGGTGCGCTCGCGGACGCGGGCGTGCCGCACGCGGTGCAGTGGGCGGGGAGCCTGTTCAGCGTCATGTTCGGCGAGCACGCGGCGTCGGAGGGGGCGCGGGACTACGCGGCCGTGCAGGCCTCGGAGCACTGGCGGTACGCGCCGTTCTTCCACGCGCTGCTCGACGCGGGGGTGCTCGCGCCGCCGTCGCCGTTCGAGGCCTGGTTCGTCTCCGCCGCGCACGACGAGGCCGTGCTCGACCGCGTCATCGAGGCACTGCCGGCCGCGGCCCAGGCCGCAGCACAGGCCCGCCCCCCGGAGTGA
- a CDS encoding sulfite exporter TauE/SafE family protein yields the protein MPTIVLLALVGLAAQLVDGSLGMAYGVTSSTLLLAIGTNPAAASATVHLAEIGTTLASGVSHWKFGNVDWKVVLRVGVPGAIGAFAGATFLSNLSTDAAKPVMSLILLALGLYLLIRFTLKGLRTDRQGLPLRKRFLTPLGLVAGFVDATGGGGWGPVGTPALLASGRLEPRKVVGSIDTSEFLVAIAASLGFLFAIGSQGIDFTWVLALLIGGLIAAPLAAWLVRKVPGRVLGSAVGGVIVLTNARTILRSDWVGVGDTPTEGLVLGAIALVWIAAITWSVRAYRNDLAAGRGDVAAVGHGPAEPAGTSDDAAALADVTPVPPTR from the coding sequence GTGCCCACGATCGTCCTGCTCGCCCTCGTCGGGCTCGCCGCCCAGCTCGTCGACGGAAGCCTGGGCATGGCCTACGGCGTGACCTCGTCGACGCTGCTGCTGGCGATCGGCACCAACCCGGCTGCCGCGTCCGCCACCGTCCACCTCGCCGAGATCGGCACGACGCTCGCGTCGGGCGTCTCGCACTGGAAGTTCGGCAACGTCGACTGGAAGGTCGTCCTGCGGGTCGGCGTCCCGGGGGCCATCGGCGCGTTCGCCGGTGCGACGTTCCTGTCGAACCTGTCGACCGACGCGGCCAAGCCCGTCATGTCGCTGATCCTGCTGGCGCTCGGCCTCTACCTGCTGATCCGCTTCACGCTCAAGGGCCTGCGCACCGACCGGCAGGGCCTGCCGCTGCGCAAGCGGTTCCTCACGCCCCTCGGCCTGGTCGCCGGCTTCGTCGACGCGACCGGCGGCGGCGGCTGGGGCCCCGTGGGCACGCCCGCGCTGCTCGCGAGCGGCCGGCTCGAGCCGCGCAAGGTCGTCGGGTCGATCGACACCTCCGAGTTCCTCGTCGCGATCGCCGCGAGCCTCGGCTTCCTGTTCGCGATCGGGTCGCAGGGCATCGACTTCACCTGGGTGCTCGCCCTGCTGATCGGTGGCCTCATCGCAGCCCCTCTCGCCGCGTGGCTCGTCCGCAAGGTCCCGGGCCGCGTGCTCGGCTCGGCCGTCGGCGGCGTCATCGTCCTGACCAACGCCCGCACGATCCTGCGCTCCGACTGGGTCGGCGTCGGCGACACGCCCACCGAGGGCCTCGTCCTGGGTGCCATCGCCCTCGTCTGGATCGCCGCGATCACGTGGTCCGTCCGCGCCTACCGCAACGACCTGGCCGCCGGCCGCGGTGACGTCGCCGCCGTGGGGCACGGCCCGGCCGAGCCCGCCGGGACGTCCGACGACGCCGCGGCGCTGGCCGACGTGACCCCGGTCCCGCCGACCCGCTGA
- a CDS encoding RrF2 family transcriptional regulator, producing MRVSAKADYAVRACAELASRPGGESVPSDVLAAGQGIPTSFLERIMGDLRRGGVVTSVRGRSGGYLLARGADEITLADVIRAVDGPLVTVRDVRPPGLTYEGSATALLEVWVALRTAVRDVLDVVTLADVVARDLPESVHVLAAREDAWENP from the coding sequence ATGCGTGTCTCGGCGAAAGCGGACTATGCGGTGCGGGCGTGCGCCGAGCTGGCGAGCAGGCCGGGCGGTGAGTCCGTCCCGAGCGACGTGCTGGCCGCCGGCCAGGGCATCCCGACCAGCTTCCTCGAGCGGATCATGGGCGACCTGCGGCGCGGCGGCGTCGTGACCAGCGTGCGCGGCCGCTCCGGCGGCTACCTCCTGGCCCGTGGGGCGGACGAGATCACGCTCGCCGACGTGATCCGCGCGGTCGACGGGCCGCTGGTGACCGTGCGGGACGTGCGCCCGCCGGGCCTGACGTACGAGGGCTCGGCGACCGCCCTGCTCGAGGTGTGGGTCGCGCTGCGGACGGCGGTGCGCGACGTGCTCGACGTCGTGACGCTCGCCGACGTCGTGGCCCGGGACCTCCCCGAGTCGGTGCACGTGCTGGCCGCGCGGGAGGACGCGTGGGAGAACCCGTGA
- a CDS encoding metal-sensitive transcriptional regulator: MSVMPAAPQPATDVHAHATGAAPDAAAPGYSTAKDEYLRRLRRVEGQVRGIARMVDEDVYCIDVLTQIAAVTKALQAVGIGLVEEHLGHCVVDAARQSPEAGAEKVREASAAIARLVRS; encoded by the coding sequence ATGAGCGTGATGCCTGCAGCCCCGCAGCCCGCCACCGACGTCCACGCGCACGCGACGGGCGCGGCACCCGACGCCGCCGCGCCCGGCTACTCCACCGCCAAGGACGAGTACCTGCGCCGGCTGCGTCGCGTCGAGGGCCAGGTCCGCGGCATCGCCCGCATGGTCGACGAGGACGTCTACTGCATCGACGTCCTCACCCAGATCGCGGCCGTGACCAAGGCCCTGCAGGCCGTCGGCATCGGCCTCGTGGAGGAGCACCTCGGGCACTGCGTCGTCGACGCGGCCCGGCAGTCCCCCGAGGCCGGCGCCGAGAAGGTCCGCGAGGCGTCCGCCGCGATCGCGCGACTCGTCCGGAGCTGA
- a CDS encoding heavy-metal-associated domain-containing protein — MSTTTFRVDGMTCGHCVQAVTEELSALPGVSHVAVELVAGGSSPVTVTSDAPLDAAAVGAAVTEAGYAVTPGRSLL, encoded by the coding sequence ATGAGCACCACCACCTTCCGTGTCGACGGCATGACCTGCGGCCACTGCGTCCAGGCGGTCACCGAGGAGCTGTCCGCGCTGCCCGGCGTGTCCCACGTCGCCGTCGAGCTCGTCGCCGGTGGGTCGTCACCCGTGACCGTGACCTCCGACGCCCCGCTCGACGCGGCCGCCGTCGGTGCAGCCGTCACCGAGGCGGGGTACGCGGTGACCCCGGGAAGGTCGCTCCTGTGA